One window of Botrimarina mediterranea genomic DNA carries:
- a CDS encoding PEP-CTERM sorting domain-containing protein yields MTTLVRVAATLVALLAWTPGLRAQQIKAFPQAEGYGENARGGRGGDVYHVTKLNDDGSVGTLRYGIENAPGAGRTIVFDVGGWINLNSKLGVTRDNITIAGQTAPGGGVGVKGHQFSVGADNIIVRHMRFRPGKGAGRVDSISVSSGHDIIFDHISAGFSYDENASANATSRGGVYNLTFQHSAIAYGLEDHSAGSLIQNVNNLSYHHNLYAHNHTRNPKARVEGDGMDWVNNVVYDYNNGFIAGDSDTTDYFWKVNFDGNYYITGPGDGGRPMINSGREHNYGLYFGTNAYDNDGDAQHDGVIYTGEDRRTLTNVVTGTYTWSETRYGTKDVWQSETPQDAYERVLANFGATPWNRDEVDQRTHDNVVNRTGSLITRESDLAGISNGGFGTLAAGSAPNDRDSDGIPDEWENRHGTNPLSPNNNGDFDQDGYTDLEEYLNDIAASKAIGVLDFSGVGRYADWGRWTRQWEPSRLDDVRVATGAAFVDAVGQKAGSLFIGGAPSSNGRLYVTSGWIEVTDNLVVSGAGRVEQHGGETRVLNGGVEVEGGAYRLLGGELSTPSLTISSTADFEFKGGVLATDEIDGDILNQGGRLEIGAAGATMAILNGDLALSAGVLAVELDSASNADALLVSGDIVLGGVLDVTTLGSYVPANGARWAILGGASLTGAFESVTPGFSIEEIDNVLWLVAGPGASQSVPETTGVVLVLGAATLLLVARRRPTAACGLAAALTLSLTASAQAVTIATIADAQLSENGTTGLGDATDSGSGTGSSLNARWNYASTPSNRNEWIALKFDLSAYADKSRLNNVSLRPTMFRGNANNSQTLRLYALTPGTAGEDWNESTITYGAMPGFTFDSFSTTNLLNVGGPLVDLGNFGYSGYTGEGNVGVINPASLTNLVQSMGDNDLLTLLVSYGASANGQWRIASREATATETSALTGPAGTFAARLDFDVTYGGVLGDYNDDGVVDAADYTVWRDSGSAPLPNEEVSPGVNDIADYLYWAERYGATDTGLPATAVPEPATLLMIAAVAAGNLSRRR; encoded by the coding sequence ATGACAACCCTCGTCCGTGTTGCCGCTACGCTAGTCGCTCTCCTCGCTTGGACCCCGGGATTGCGTGCGCAGCAAATCAAAGCCTTCCCTCAGGCCGAGGGTTACGGTGAGAACGCCCGTGGGGGCCGTGGCGGGGACGTTTACCACGTCACCAAGCTCAACGACGATGGTTCGGTCGGCACGTTGCGCTACGGCATCGAGAACGCTCCCGGCGCGGGGCGGACGATTGTCTTCGACGTCGGCGGGTGGATCAACCTGAATAGCAAGCTTGGCGTCACCCGCGACAACATCACCATCGCAGGCCAGACGGCGCCGGGGGGCGGCGTCGGAGTAAAGGGGCATCAGTTCTCCGTCGGCGCCGACAATATCATCGTCCGCCACATGCGCTTCCGCCCCGGCAAGGGCGCGGGCCGTGTGGACTCGATCAGCGTCTCCAGCGGCCACGACATCATCTTCGACCACATCTCGGCCGGCTTTAGTTACGACGAGAACGCCTCGGCCAACGCCACCAGCCGCGGCGGCGTCTACAACCTCACCTTCCAGCACAGCGCCATCGCGTATGGCCTCGAAGACCACTCGGCCGGTTCGCTAATCCAGAACGTCAACAACCTCAGCTACCACCACAACCTCTACGCCCACAACCACACGCGCAATCCCAAGGCCCGCGTCGAAGGCGACGGCATGGATTGGGTCAACAACGTTGTCTACGACTACAACAACGGCTTCATCGCCGGCGACTCGGACACGACCGATTACTTCTGGAAGGTCAACTTCGACGGCAACTACTACATCACCGGCCCCGGCGATGGCGGCCGCCCCATGATCAACAGCGGCCGCGAACACAACTACGGCCTCTACTTCGGCACGAACGCCTACGACAACGACGGCGACGCCCAGCACGACGGCGTGATCTACACCGGCGAAGATCGCCGCACATTAACGAACGTGGTGACAGGTACGTACACTTGGTCAGAAACGCGTTACGGCACGAAGGACGTGTGGCAAAGCGAAACGCCGCAGGACGCCTACGAGCGCGTCCTTGCTAACTTCGGCGCCACGCCATGGAACCGCGATGAGGTCGACCAGCGAACGCACGACAACGTCGTCAACCGCACCGGTTCGCTGATCACACGCGAGAGCGACTTGGCTGGGATTTCCAACGGGGGCTTTGGGACACTCGCCGCCGGCTCTGCGCCGAACGATCGCGACAGCGACGGCATCCCCGACGAGTGGGAAAACCGCCACGGCACGAATCCGCTCTCCCCGAACAACAACGGCGATTTCGATCAAGACGGCTACACCGATCTTGAAGAGTACCTGAATGACATCGCCGCCTCGAAGGCTATCGGCGTGCTCGACTTCAGCGGCGTCGGCCGCTACGCCGACTGGGGCCGTTGGACGCGGCAGTGGGAGCCCTCGCGGCTTGACGACGTCCGCGTCGCCACCGGCGCCGCGTTCGTTGATGCGGTGGGGCAGAAGGCCGGCTCGCTCTTCATCGGCGGCGCGCCGAGTAGCAATGGCCGCTTGTACGTTACCAGCGGCTGGATTGAAGTGACCGATAACCTCGTCGTCTCCGGCGCTGGGCGCGTCGAGCAACACGGTGGTGAGACTCGCGTTCTCAATGGCGGCGTCGAGGTCGAAGGGGGCGCTTACCGGCTCCTCGGCGGCGAACTTTCGACGCCATCGCTGACGATTTCTTCAACCGCCGACTTCGAGTTCAAGGGCGGCGTTCTGGCGACGGACGAGATTGACGGCGACATCCTCAACCAGGGCGGCCGGCTTGAGATTGGCGCCGCCGGCGCAACGATGGCGATACTCAACGGCGACCTGGCTCTGAGCGCCGGCGTTCTGGCGGTTGAGCTTGATTCAGCCAGCAATGCGGACGCGCTGCTGGTGAGTGGCGACATCGTTCTCGGTGGCGTCCTCGACGTGACGACCCTTGGGTCCTACGTCCCCGCAAACGGCGCGAGGTGGGCGATCCTCGGCGGCGCGTCACTTACGGGCGCCTTCGAGTCGGTGACGCCGGGCTTTTCGATAGAGGAAATCGACAACGTCCTCTGGCTCGTCGCCGGACCCGGCGCGAGCCAGAGTGTGCCGGAAACGACCGGCGTCGTGCTCGTACTCGGTGCGGCCACTCTGCTGCTCGTCGCGCGCCGCCGTCCCACAGCCGCTTGCGGCTTAGCGGCGGCCCTTACGCTCTCGCTCACCGCGTCAGCCCAAGCCGTCACCATCGCAACCATCGCCGACGCCCAGCTCAGCGAGAACGGCACAACTGGCCTTGGCGACGCGACCGACAGCGGCTCCGGCACAGGCTCCTCGCTCAACGCCCGTTGGAACTACGCCAGCACGCCGTCCAACCGCAACGAATGGATCGCCCTGAAGTTCGACCTCAGCGCCTACGCCGACAAGTCGCGGCTCAACAACGTCTCGCTGCGGCCGACCATGTTCCGCGGTAATGCGAACAACTCGCAAACGCTCCGCCTCTACGCCCTCACTCCTGGAACGGCCGGAGAAGACTGGAACGAATCAACGATCACCTACGGCGCGATGCCCGGGTTCACGTTCGACAGCTTCTCGACAACGAATCTTCTCAACGTGGGCGGGCCCTTGGTGGACCTCGGCAACTTCGGCTACTCGGGCTACACCGGCGAAGGGAACGTTGGCGTCATCAACCCTGCGTCGCTGACGAATCTTGTGCAGTCGATGGGCGACAACGACTTGTTGACGCTGCTCGTCTCTTACGGCGCTTCGGCCAACGGCCAGTGGCGGATCGCGTCGCGCGAAGCGACCGCGACGGAGACCAGCGCCCTCACCGGACCTGCGGGCACGTTCGCCGCCAGACTCGACTTCGATGTCACCTACGGCGGCGTGCTTGGTGACTACAACGACGACGGCGTCGTTGACGCGGCCGACTACACCGTCTGGCGTGACAGCGGCTCGGCGCCCCTCCCCAACGAAGAAGTCTCTCCCGGCGTCAACGACATCGCTGATTATCTCTACTGGGCCGAGCGATACGGCGCCACCGACACCGGCCTACCCGCCACAGCCGTCCCCGAGCCGGCAACGCTATTGATGATCGCCGCGGTTGCGGCCGGCAACCTGAGCCGTCGGCGTTAG
- a CDS encoding SDR family oxidoreductase gives MTFPLSESVESQAAVTLTDPRDLYPQPPFPDQSQSPPGLTKEMDPTPDHGEKSYVGAGKLRGLSAIITGGDSGIGRAAAIAYAREGADVMISYLNEDRDAESVAELIKQEGGKIALHRGDLGAPDMAEHLIDAALREFGKLDILVNNAAFQSTGDDAEDFSNEEFEKTFRTNVFAPFYLSKAALEYLPAGGSIINTVSIQAFRPSPQLLAYAATKSALTSLTKGFAKLAIERGVRVNGVAPGPVWTPFIPTTMPTEKTAKFGGHTLFGRPAQPAELAPLYVWLASPEASYVTGEVYGATGGSTPL, from the coding sequence ATGACCTTCCCGCTTTCCGAAAGTGTTGAATCGCAGGCAGCGGTTACCCTCACCGACCCGCGCGACCTCTATCCGCAGCCGCCGTTCCCGGACCAGTCGCAATCGCCCCCGGGCCTGACAAAGGAGATGGACCCCACGCCCGACCACGGCGAAAAGTCCTACGTCGGTGCCGGCAAGCTCCGTGGCCTCTCGGCGATCATCACCGGCGGCGACAGCGGCATCGGCCGCGCCGCGGCGATCGCCTACGCCCGTGAAGGCGCCGACGTGATGATCTCCTACCTCAATGAAGATCGGGACGCCGAATCGGTCGCCGAGTTGATCAAGCAAGAGGGCGGCAAGATCGCGCTTCATCGGGGCGACCTCGGCGCCCCCGACATGGCGGAGCATCTCATCGACGCGGCGCTCCGTGAGTTTGGCAAGCTCGACATCCTGGTGAACAACGCCGCGTTCCAAAGCACGGGCGATGACGCCGAGGACTTTTCGAATGAGGAGTTCGAGAAGACCTTCCGGACGAACGTCTTCGCTCCTTTCTACCTCAGCAAGGCGGCGCTCGAGTACCTGCCCGCGGGTGGGTCGATCATCAACACCGTGTCGATCCAGGCTTTCCGCCCGTCTCCACAACTGCTGGCGTACGCCGCGACGAAGTCGGCGTTGACGAGTCTCACCAAGGGCTTCGCAAAGCTCGCGATCGAGCGCGGCGTGCGGGTCAACGGCGTGGCGCCCGGCCCGGTGTGGACGCCGTTCATCCCGACGACCATGCCGACCGAGAAGACGGCGAAGTTCGGCGGCCACACGCTCTTCGGCCGGCCCGCTCAACCCGCCGAGTTGGCGCCGCTGTACGTCTGGCTGGCGTCGCCCGAGGCGAGCTACGTCACCGGCGAGGTCTACGGCGCCACGGGTGGTTCGACGCCCCTATAG
- a CDS encoding translation initiation factor, producing MPGLFAGTPFERPVTCDRCGRGVAACDCPAAAPPPKSPKEFELRVRRERRRGKWCAVVAGLESDAATQKSLLKELRSALGAGGGVSDGELVLQGDCRDKVLQKLAALGYRAKPAGG from the coding sequence ATGCCTGGACTCTTCGCCGGTACTCCGTTTGAACGCCCCGTGACATGCGACCGCTGCGGGCGCGGGGTCGCCGCGTGCGATTGCCCCGCCGCAGCGCCGCCACCGAAGTCGCCGAAAGAATTCGAGCTGCGCGTCCGCCGCGAGCGCCGCCGTGGCAAGTGGTGCGCGGTGGTCGCGGGTCTCGAATCGGATGCCGCAACCCAAAAGTCGCTCCTCAAAGAACTCCGCAGCGCACTGGGCGCCGGCGGTGGCGTCAGCGACGGTGAGCTGGTGCTGCAGGGCGATTGCCGCGACAAGGTGCTGCAAAAGCTGGCAGCGCTCGGCTATCGAGCGAAACCCGCCGGCGGCTGA
- a CDS encoding MFS transporter yields the protein MKSPALDGASATARLDRVPRDGDPPYAWVMLPLAILMQLGTSPGQTFGVSLFNEPMRDSLGLSHTELTGAYMLASALAAVPLMWIGRRMDRVGLRRVSLVLVAVVAAACFVISRVNGIVGLTLAFFLLRAFGQGGLSMASGNTLGMWFSRRLGLASGIAGIGAACGVAVTPFVYNSLIEYFGWRDAYTVIGGVLLVLLLPLMVLTYRNNIDAMAEAAAPAHATRPKGGVSFTLREAVRTPAYWTATACAALTGLLCTAIFFNLDPMLTRNGLTSGHAAAVFPWVASAMALMQLNGGMLADRLPLRVLMAVAMALLGGGVLVMGEGTTPLVVYAGGVMLGAGQGLMAVTGNTLWPRYFGRRELGSIRSSVWTVTVAACSVGPFIMGLTLDLTGTYEPSLWVFVALAAVTSAATFVWGGPPEVVEASQPCTSAALAAG from the coding sequence ATGAAGAGCCCCGCCCTGGATGGCGCTAGCGCGACAGCGCGTCTCGACCGAGTTCCCCGCGACGGGGACCCCCCCTACGCCTGGGTCATGCTGCCCTTGGCGATCCTCATGCAGTTGGGGACCAGCCCCGGGCAGACGTTCGGCGTGTCGCTGTTCAACGAGCCGATGCGCGACTCGCTCGGCCTGTCGCACACGGAGCTCACCGGCGCCTACATGCTCGCCAGCGCCCTGGCGGCCGTGCCGCTGATGTGGATCGGGCGGCGGATGGACCGCGTCGGGCTGCGGCGGGTCTCGCTGGTGCTGGTGGCGGTCGTGGCGGCGGCATGCTTCGTGATCTCCCGCGTCAACGGGATCGTCGGCCTGACGCTGGCGTTCTTCTTGCTCCGCGCGTTCGGCCAGGGCGGCCTGTCGATGGCGTCGGGCAACACGCTAGGCATGTGGTTCTCTCGGCGTCTGGGGCTCGCCTCGGGCATCGCCGGCATCGGCGCCGCGTGCGGCGTCGCGGTGACGCCGTTCGTCTACAACTCGCTGATCGAGTACTTCGGCTGGCGCGACGCGTACACCGTCATCGGCGGCGTGCTGCTGGTTCTCTTGCTGCCGCTGATGGTGCTCACCTACCGCAACAACATCGACGCGATGGCGGAGGCCGCTGCTCCGGCGCACGCGACGCGGCCGAAGGGCGGCGTCTCGTTCACGCTCCGCGAAGCCGTCCGTACACCGGCCTATTGGACCGCCACGGCGTGCGCCGCGCTGACAGGGCTCCTTTGCACGGCCATCTTCTTCAACCTCGACCCGATGCTCACCCGCAACGGCCTCACCAGCGGCCACGCCGCGGCCGTGTTCCCGTGGGTCGCGTCGGCGATGGCGTTGATGCAGCTCAACGGCGGGATGCTCGCCGACCGGCTGCCGCTGCGGGTGCTGATGGCGGTCGCCATGGCGCTCTTGGGCGGCGGCGTCTTGGTGATGGGCGAGGGGACAACGCCGCTGGTGGTCTACGCCGGCGGCGTGATGCTCGGCGCCGGGCAGGGCCTGATGGCGGTGACAGGCAACACGCTCTGGCCGCGTTACTTCGGCCGCCGCGAGCTGGGATCGATCCGCAGCAGCGTCTGGACCGTGACGGTCGCCGCGTGCAGCGTGGGGCCGTTCATCATGGGCCTCACGCTCGACCTCACCGGCACCTACGAGCCCTCGCTATGGGTGTTCGTCGCGCTGGCGGCGGTCACGTCCGCGGCGACGTTCGTGTGGGGTGGGCCGCCGGAGGTGGTCGAGGCGTCGCAGCCGTGCACGTCGGCGGCGCTAGCGGCGGGCTAA
- a CDS encoding YifB family Mg chelatase-like AAA ATPase: MLAKLLTYSLLGIDAVPVEAEVDVSPGAMPKTLLVGLPEAAVREATHRSERAIVNSGFIRPQDRIVINLAPAELPKQAASFDLPIALGVLAGSGQLSAKLGRRDDSSLDAASERFRRYAVVGELALDGTTRPVKGALSMAMAAAAQPGVVGLVLPRENAREAAVVEGVDVIPVDSLAQAAGFFAGQLDIDPQPCLVADLVADGQAYEIDFADVRGQEMAKRAMMIAAAGSHNLLMVGPPGSGKTMLAKRAPTILPDLSTDESVETTRVYSAMGRLGAGQSLLAQRPFRSPHHTISNAGLVGGGSTPSPGEISLAHHGVLFLDELPEFNRQTLEVLRQPLEDGEVTISRALATTTFPADFMLIASLNPCPCGFRNDPRRECKCGVVQVERYMSKISGPLLDRIDLQIEVPAVAYDELRSPRPGTDSRSIRERVINARQRQAGRFERGQRVRLNAQLSSRDVRRFCELDAASAELLRTSVEQLGLSARAHDKVLRVARTIADLAESEVIRPEHVSEAVNYRLLDRKLWA, from the coding sequence ATGCTCGCCAAACTCCTTACTTACAGCTTGCTGGGAATCGACGCCGTCCCGGTCGAGGCCGAGGTCGATGTCTCGCCCGGGGCGATGCCCAAGACCCTCCTTGTAGGCCTTCCCGAGGCCGCTGTCCGTGAGGCGACTCACCGCAGCGAGCGGGCCATCGTCAATAGCGGCTTCATCCGGCCTCAGGACCGAATCGTCATCAATTTGGCGCCTGCCGAACTCCCTAAGCAGGCCGCGTCGTTCGACCTGCCCATCGCCTTGGGGGTCCTCGCGGGCTCGGGGCAGCTCTCGGCCAAGTTGGGCCGGCGCGACGACTCGTCGCTCGACGCCGCCAGCGAGCGGTTTCGGCGTTACGCTGTGGTTGGCGAACTGGCGCTCGACGGCACGACGCGTCCGGTGAAGGGCGCCCTCTCCATGGCGATGGCCGCCGCTGCGCAGCCGGGAGTCGTCGGCCTCGTCCTACCGCGCGAGAACGCCCGCGAAGCGGCGGTTGTTGAAGGCGTCGATGTCATCCCTGTTGATAGCCTCGCGCAAGCCGCCGGCTTCTTCGCGGGCCAGCTCGACATCGACCCGCAACCTTGCCTCGTCGCCGATCTGGTCGCCGACGGCCAAGCGTACGAGATCGACTTCGCCGACGTCCGTGGACAAGAGATGGCCAAGCGAGCGATGATGATCGCCGCGGCCGGCAGCCACAATCTGCTGATGGTCGGCCCGCCGGGCAGCGGCAAGACGATGCTCGCCAAGCGGGCGCCGACGATCCTGCCCGACCTGTCCACCGACGAATCCGTCGAGACCACCCGAGTGTACAGCGCGATGGGCCGGCTCGGCGCCGGGCAGAGCTTGCTCGCCCAACGGCCGTTCCGTTCGCCGCATCACACGATCAGCAACGCGGGCCTCGTTGGCGGCGGCTCCACGCCATCGCCCGGTGAGATCAGCCTTGCCCACCACGGCGTCTTGTTCCTCGACGAACTCCCGGAGTTCAATCGCCAGACACTCGAGGTGCTCCGCCAACCGCTCGAAGACGGCGAGGTCACGATCAGCCGCGCGCTGGCCACCACGACCTTCCCTGCCGACTTCATGCTGATCGCCTCGCTCAATCCCTGTCCGTGCGGCTTCCGCAACGACCCGCGGCGAGAGTGCAAGTGCGGCGTCGTGCAAGTCGAACGTTACATGAGCAAGATCAGCGGCCCGTTGCTCGATCGGATCGACCTGCAGATCGAGGTCCCCGCGGTGGCGTACGACGAACTGCGCTCGCCGCGTCCGGGGACCGACAGCCGCTCGATTCGCGAGCGCGTCATCAACGCCCGACAACGGCAGGCCGGCCGATTCGAACGGGGCCAACGCGTCAGGCTCAACGCTCAGCTCTCTTCACGCGACGTGCGGCGGTTCTGCGAACTCGACGCCGCGAGTGCTGAGCTGCTGCGGACCAGCGTTGAGCAACTCGGCCTCTCGGCTCGCGCGCACGACAAGGTGCTGAGGGTAGCCCGCACGATCGCGGACCTCGCCGAGTCGGAGGTGATCCGACCCGAACACGTCAGCGAAGCCGTGAACTACCGACTATTAGACCGCAAACTTTGGGCATGA
- a CDS encoding glycoside hydrolase family 13 protein: MSGSRRHTLVTAVVWLLGGGLSGGEEPAVPEWAGAAVWYQVFPERFANGDPGNDPTRASLESSRRTPDSWAVTPWTSDWYGRAEWEREATDDFYGTVFSRRYGGDLQGVIDRLDYLQRLGVNAIYFNPVFAAASLHKYDGNSFHHIDPHFGPDPAGDAKAIEQETDDPATWTWTAADKLFLELLGECQRRQIRVVIDGVFNHTGRGFFAFRDIREQGAESRYRDWYVIDSFDDPTTPEDEFRYRGWWGTQSLPLFADNELGNDLAAGPKAYVLAATRRWMDPNGDGDPADGVDGWRLDVAEDVPIGFWREWNAEVRRLNPEAITVAEHWGDAAGFLADAGFTGVMNYQGFALPVKGFVIDDELQPSEFASLLIERANTYGDAQRHALWNLIDSHDTERVASMIVNAEERLPYSQPDRFDYDAGEKATPRRWEAYDTGKPTPRDQRLQRIVAVLQATCVGAPMIYYGDEAGMWGADDPDCRKPMMWPDLQYDDETKPRRSAGQRGDAVAFDRDLYLFYRHALAMRRLFPVLTRGAFAVVGVDDAASVLVFSRSEEGQSIIVAVNRGEGPWSGDVDLPPGKTLREVFTASGQPYRVRVDATPGGVRLTLPEREAAVFLVEERRDR, translated from the coding sequence ATGAGTGGGTCTCGGCGCCATACGCTTGTCACCGCGGTCGTTTGGCTGCTGGGTGGCGGACTCTCCGGCGGTGAAGAGCCGGCCGTTCCAGAATGGGCGGGGGCGGCGGTCTGGTACCAAGTCTTCCCCGAGCGCTTCGCCAACGGCGACCCCGGCAACGATCCGACGCGCGCGTCGCTCGAGTCGTCGCGGCGTACGCCCGACTCGTGGGCGGTGACCCCGTGGACTAGTGATTGGTACGGCCGCGCCGAGTGGGAGCGCGAAGCGACCGATGACTTCTACGGCACGGTCTTCAGCCGGCGCTATGGCGGCGACCTACAAGGGGTGATCGACCGGCTCGACTACTTGCAGCGGCTGGGCGTCAACGCGATCTACTTCAACCCGGTGTTTGCGGCGGCGTCGCTGCACAAGTACGACGGCAACTCGTTCCATCACATCGACCCGCACTTCGGACCCGACCCTGCCGGCGACGCCAAAGCCATTGAGCAAGAGACCGACGACCCGGCGACGTGGACGTGGACCGCTGCCGACAAGTTGTTCCTCGAACTGCTCGGCGAGTGCCAACGGCGGCAGATCCGTGTCGTGATCGATGGCGTGTTCAACCACACCGGCCGCGGCTTCTTTGCCTTCCGCGACATCCGTGAGCAGGGCGCCGAGTCGCGTTATCGCGATTGGTACGTGATCGATTCCTTCGATGATCCAACGACGCCCGAGGACGAGTTCCGCTATCGGGGATGGTGGGGGACGCAATCGCTGCCGTTGTTTGCGGACAACGAGTTGGGCAATGACTTGGCGGCGGGGCCGAAGGCGTATGTCCTTGCGGCCACCCGGCGCTGGATGGACCCCAACGGTGACGGCGACCCGGCGGATGGCGTCGATGGCTGGCGGCTCGACGTGGCTGAGGACGTACCGATCGGCTTTTGGCGCGAATGGAACGCAGAGGTCCGCCGGCTCAATCCCGAGGCGATCACCGTCGCCGAGCACTGGGGCGACGCCGCCGGGTTCCTCGCCGACGCGGGCTTCACGGGCGTGATGAACTACCAGGGCTTCGCGCTGCCGGTGAAAGGATTCGTGATTGACGACGAGCTGCAGCCCAGCGAGTTCGCCAGCCTGCTCATCGAGCGGGCCAACACCTACGGCGACGCTCAGCGACACGCGTTGTGGAACCTCATCGATTCACACGACACCGAGCGCGTGGCGTCGATGATCGTCAACGCCGAGGAGCGATTGCCGTACTCACAGCCCGACCGCTTCGATTACGACGCCGGCGAGAAAGCCACGCCGCGCCGCTGGGAAGCGTACGACACCGGGAAGCCGACGCCACGAGACCAGCGCTTGCAGCGCATCGTCGCCGTGTTGCAAGCGACCTGTGTCGGCGCGCCGATGATCTACTACGGGGATGAAGCCGGCATGTGGGGCGCCGACGACCCGGACTGCCGCAAGCCGATGATGTGGCCCGATCTTCAGTACGATGACGAAACGAAACCCCGTCGTAGCGCTGGCCAGCGCGGTGACGCCGTCGCCTTTGACAGAGACCTCTATCTCTTCTATCGCCACGCGCTGGCGATGCGGCGGCTCTTCCCGGTGCTGACTCGCGGGGCGTTTGCGGTCGTGGGCGTCGATGACGCGGCGTCGGTGCTGGTGTTCAGCCGCAGCGAGGAGGGTCAGTCAATCATCGTCGCCGTCAATCGCGGCGAGGGGCCGTGGTCCGGCGACGTTGACTTGCCGCCAGGGAAGACGCTGCGCGAGGTGTTCACCGCTTCGGGGCAGCCCTACCGGGTGCGCGTCGATGCGACCCCAGGCGGCGTGCGGTTGACGCTGCCGGAGCGCGAGGCGGCGGTGTTCTTGGTGGAGGAGCGGAGGGATCGGTGA
- a CDS encoding dienelactone hydrolase family protein, with the protein MFRSALLAFALTTFASTTLAQEWAAARLETSPRHLEWVEAEHDGRTIECFLAYPERADKAPAVIVIHEIFGLTDWVRGVADQLAENGYIAIAPDLISGTGPNGGGTEDLGSGDAVRRAIRDLPNDQIDGDLDAAAAFVKSLPACDGTISVAGFCWGGTQSFRYATHNADLKAACVFYGSGPTDVAKINCPVYGFYGENDNRVNSTIDESKRLMAAAGKTYEPVIYDGAGHGFLRAGEDPAGSAENKQAREDAWKRWLKILGE; encoded by the coding sequence ATGTTCCGATCAGCGTTGCTCGCCTTCGCCCTCACAACTTTCGCTTCAACAACTCTCGCCCAAGAATGGGCCGCCGCGCGGCTTGAGACATCGCCGCGCCACCTCGAGTGGGTCGAAGCCGAGCACGACGGCCGCACCATCGAGTGCTTCCTCGCTTACCCCGAGCGGGCCGATAAGGCGCCGGCAGTGATCGTCATCCATGAGATCTTCGGCCTCACGGACTGGGTCCGCGGCGTCGCCGATCAGCTCGCCGAGAACGGCTACATCGCCATTGCGCCCGACCTCATAAGCGGAACGGGCCCCAACGGCGGCGGCACGGAGGACCTCGGTTCGGGCGACGCGGTGCGCCGCGCAATCCGTGACCTGCCGAACGATCAGATCGATGGCGACCTCGACGCGGCCGCGGCGTTCGTGAAGTCGCTGCCGGCTTGCGACGGGACGATCTCTGTCGCCGGCTTCTGCTGGGGCGGCACGCAGTCCTTCCGTTACGCCACGCACAACGCCGACCTCAAGGCCGCCTGCGTCTTCTACGGCTCGGGTCCGACCGACGTCGCCAAGATCAACTGCCCCGTGTACGGCTTCTACGGCGAGAACGACAACCGGGTGAACTCAACGATCGACGAGTCGAAGCGTTTGATGGCCGCGGCGGGAAAGACCTATGAACCGGTGATCTACGACGGCGCCGGCCACGGCTTCCTGCGCGCGGGCGAAGACCCGGCTGGGTCGGCGGAGAACAAGCAGGCCCGCGAAGACGCCTGGAAGCGCTGGCTGAAGATATTGGGCGAGTAG